The Xanthomonas sontii genome contains a region encoding:
- the yjgA gene encoding ribosome biogenesis factor YjgA gives MRGRDEDTGEFRGESRSQQRREALEVLSLGEKLVALTPAQLAKLPVPESLLPHIAETKRITSHIAHKRQLAFLAKQMRREDEAVLEAIREAMDVNSDSARREVAAMHRVEDWRERLLAEGDTALAELLAEHPDADRQRLRQLVRNAKDERLKNKPPHAYRELFRELREMILGGASGTGNGESGIEEADDDAAFDDTRD, from the coding sequence ATGCGCGGACGCGACGAAGACACCGGTGAATTCCGCGGCGAAAGCCGCAGCCAGCAACGCCGCGAAGCGCTGGAAGTGCTGAGCCTGGGCGAGAAGCTGGTGGCGCTGACCCCGGCGCAGCTGGCCAAGCTGCCGGTGCCCGAGTCGCTGCTGCCGCACATCGCCGAGACCAAGCGCATCACCTCGCACATCGCGCACAAGCGGCAGCTGGCGTTCCTGGCCAAGCAGATGCGGCGCGAGGACGAGGCGGTGCTGGAGGCGATCCGCGAGGCGATGGACGTCAACAGCGACAGCGCGCGCCGCGAAGTGGCGGCCATGCACCGGGTGGAGGACTGGCGCGAGCGGCTGCTCGCCGAAGGCGACACCGCGCTGGCCGAACTGCTGGCCGAGCATCCCGACGCCGACCGCCAGCGGCTGCGCCAGCTGGTCCGCAACGCCAAGGACGAGCGGCTGAAGAACAAGCCGCCGCACGCTTACCGCGAGTTGTTCCGGGAGCTGCGCGAGATGATCCTGGGGGGTGCGTCGGGAACGGGGAATGGAGAATCGGGAATCGAAGAAGCGGACGACGACGCGGCGTTCGACGACACGCGCGACTGA
- the tldD gene encoding metalloprotease TldD produces the protein MNDHALSLAETRLLLPAGLDATSLERAFGTLLGPGIDFGDLYFQHSRRESWSVEDGIVKDGAHSIEQGVGVRAISGEKTGFAYSDDIHRDALLAAAQSARAISRDGGAQPAHALQRGGGRALYPALDPVDAMDNAHKVELLRRLDQYLRAADPRVQQVMVSLSGGVDTVLVARSDGVLAADVRPLVRLNVQVIVEQQGRRESGYAGGGGRYDYATLFADGRPEAFAREALRQALVNLEAVPAPAGVMQVVLGPGWPGVLLHEAVGHGLEGDFNRKGTSVYAGRIGQRVASPGVTIVDDGTLDGRRGSLNVDDEGTATNCTTLIEDGVLVGYMQDTLNARLMGVAPTGNGRRESFAHLPMPRMTNTYMRAGQHDPEEMIRSVKKGLYAVNFGGGQVDITSGKYVFSATEAYLIEDGKVTAPVKGATLIGNGPETMQKVRMIGHDLALDEGVGVCGKDGQSVPVGVGQPSLLIDGLTVGGTA, from the coding sequence ATGAACGATCACGCCCTGAGTCTTGCCGAAACCCGCCTGTTGCTTCCCGCCGGCCTGGATGCCACCAGCCTGGAGCGCGCCTTCGGCACGCTGCTCGGCCCCGGCATCGATTTCGGCGACCTGTATTTCCAGCATTCGCGGCGCGAGAGCTGGAGCGTGGAGGACGGCATCGTCAAGGATGGTGCCCACTCCATCGAGCAGGGCGTGGGGGTGCGCGCGATCTCTGGCGAGAAGACCGGCTTCGCCTATTCCGACGACATCCACCGCGACGCGCTGCTGGCCGCCGCGCAGTCGGCGCGGGCCATCTCCCGCGACGGCGGCGCGCAGCCGGCGCACGCGCTGCAGCGCGGTGGCGGCCGCGCGCTGTACCCGGCGCTGGACCCGGTGGACGCGATGGACAACGCGCACAAGGTCGAGCTGCTGCGGCGGCTGGACCAATACCTGCGCGCCGCCGACCCGCGCGTGCAGCAGGTGATGGTGAGCCTGTCCGGCGGCGTGGACACGGTGCTGGTGGCGCGCAGCGACGGCGTGCTCGCCGCCGACGTGCGCCCGCTGGTGCGGCTGAACGTGCAGGTGATCGTCGAACAGCAGGGCCGCCGCGAATCCGGCTATGCCGGCGGCGGCGGCCGCTACGACTACGCCACGCTGTTCGCCGACGGCCGCCCGGAAGCCTTCGCCCGCGAGGCCTTGCGCCAGGCGCTGGTGAACCTGGAGGCGGTGCCGGCGCCGGCTGGGGTCATGCAGGTGGTGCTGGGCCCGGGTTGGCCCGGCGTGCTGCTGCACGAGGCGGTCGGCCATGGCCTCGAGGGCGACTTCAACCGCAAGGGCACCAGCGTCTACGCCGGCCGCATCGGCCAGCGCGTGGCCTCGCCCGGCGTCACCATCGTCGACGACGGCACCCTGGACGGCCGCCGCGGTTCGCTCAACGTCGACGACGAGGGCACCGCGACCAACTGCACCACCCTGATCGAGGACGGCGTGCTGGTCGGCTACATGCAGGACACGCTCAACGCGCGGCTGATGGGCGTGGCGCCGACCGGCAACGGCCGCCGCGAATCGTTCGCGCACCTGCCGATGCCGCGCATGACCAACACCTACATGCGCGCCGGCCAGCACGATCCCGAGGAGATGATCCGCTCGGTGAAGAAGGGCCTGTACGCGGTCAACTTCGGTGGCGGCCAGGTCGACATCACCAGCGGCAAGTACGTGTTCTCGGCCACCGAGGCCTACCTGATCGAGGACGGCAAGGTCACTGCGCCGGTGAAGGGCGCCACCCTGATCGGCAACGGCCCGGAGACCATGCAGAAGGTGCGCATGATCGGCCACGACCTGGCGCTGGACGAGGGCGTCGGCGTCTGCGGCAAGGACGGGCAGAGCGTGCCGGTGGGCGTGGGCCAGCCGTCGCTGCTGATCGACGGGCTGACCGTGGGCGGGACGGCCTAG
- a CDS encoding YhdP family protein, whose amino-acid sequence MHTPLRRRLRLARRFAFYAVAIGLVCVALAVGALSQALPFVERHPQQVAAWLSERAGRPIRFDRLETAWTRRGPLLRLDGLRIGAGDGVRIGQAEVLVSMYAGLLPGRSFTELRLRGLALTLLRADDGNWSVQGLPTSGQGGDPLDALEGLGELQVIDGRLRVHAPSLGLEAQVPKIDLRMRVNGERLQVGVHGWSDLQQAPLTAVLDLDRRSGDGQAYLAVRPAELAGWAGLLHAAGIELQGGVGDVQAWLDLQQRRVAGVTVDATLRALRLRGAPLADGRTRPQLAFTTFRAKARWRQIDGGWRLDAPQLQFGQAGQPLQRLDGLTVAGGRRFALYGDRLDLAPLIAVAGLSDRLSPSLRSWLAVAKPRLQLTQVAVSGVPGGPLYGQGRLAELAFAPAGGAPGVSGLRGRFDGDAQAGELALEAGSPVRVDWPSGFGVVHQVQLAGRIVAFRDGDGLRVATPGLRVQGSDYGADVRGGLRFQDDGSRPWIDLAADLQDAPVVAAKKFWVHSKMSKAATDWLDAALQGGRLRDGHALVSGDLDDWPFADHNGRFEATARLEDAKVRFQHDWPAVENVDASVAFIGNGFEVHGRGSMGGVPVEQLSAALPDYKEGQLSVLASTRAETGKLLAMLRQSPLHAHYGDTLDALSASGPADVTFDLLQPLRADIGTHHLRGTVDLLGAHIADKRWDLAFDDMRGSANYSDTGFAAQKLSVAYQGHQGELALRAGDGVQDPQQAFEAALSASLDANELLDRVPEMAWLKPYVQGRSRWNIGVGLPKTPDGGAQPPTRLQLRSDLVGTQLLMPAPMDKAPATPLATSVNVPLPVGSGRIEVAFGKLMALAARSQGGKTGVRVVMGSDHVADEPPASGLVVSGRTAALNAIDWIGVVSRPDPNAAAANGGEDPMPLRRIEILADHLLLLGGVFDNTRLRLLPQADSIDVHLDGPALAGDLSVPTKDGGVLGGRLARVHWRSATATLPVANGTPTAVVATPADSGVAGSAGPVPAGPFADSLDPATIPALALDVDDLRFGAMTLGAASLRTRKLADGMQVDQLHLRSDKQKIDISGDWRGKGATARTQLNANVDSRDLGELMQNLDFGGQVRGGEGQLTLSAAWPGTPSGLQLATVQGQLDVAARNGQLLELNPGAGRVLGLLSVAQLPRRLMFDFRDFFSKGFAFNRIDGQIRFGDGLARSDNLVIDGPAAEIKVRGEADLRAQQFDQTIDVNPKSGNLLTVVGAVAGGPVGAAVGAAANAVLGKPLGNIGARTYRVTGPWKDPKVDVIERESARPPAAPAATPPAASGKP is encoded by the coding sequence ATGCACACCCCGCTGCGCCGCCGCCTGCGCCTGGCTCGCCGTTTCGCGTTCTACGCGGTGGCGATCGGGCTGGTGTGCGTGGCCCTGGCGGTGGGCGCGCTGAGCCAGGCGCTGCCGTTCGTGGAGCGGCATCCGCAGCAGGTGGCGGCGTGGCTGAGCGAGCGCGCCGGGCGGCCGATCCGCTTCGACCGGCTGGAGACGGCCTGGACCCGGCGCGGTCCGTTGCTGCGCCTGGACGGACTGCGCATTGGCGCCGGCGATGGTGTGCGCATCGGCCAGGCCGAGGTGCTGGTGTCGATGTACGCGGGATTGCTGCCCGGGCGCTCGTTCACCGAGCTGCGCCTGCGCGGCCTGGCGCTGACCCTGCTGCGCGCCGATGACGGCAACTGGAGCGTGCAGGGCCTGCCGACCTCGGGGCAGGGCGGCGATCCGCTGGATGCGCTGGAAGGGCTGGGCGAGTTGCAGGTCATCGATGGACGCCTGCGTGTACACGCCCCGTCGCTGGGCCTGGAAGCGCAGGTGCCGAAGATCGACCTGCGGATGCGCGTGAACGGCGAGCGCCTGCAGGTGGGCGTGCACGGCTGGAGCGATCTGCAACAGGCGCCGCTGACCGCGGTGCTGGACCTGGACCGTCGCAGTGGCGACGGCCAGGCCTACCTGGCGGTGCGCCCGGCGGAACTGGCGGGCTGGGCAGGCCTGCTGCATGCGGCAGGCATCGAACTGCAGGGCGGGGTCGGCGACGTCCAGGCCTGGCTGGACCTGCAGCAGCGCCGGGTCGCTGGGGTGACCGTGGACGCCACGCTGCGCGCGCTGCGCCTGCGCGGCGCGCCGCTGGCCGACGGGCGCACCCGGCCGCAGCTCGCCTTCACCACCTTCCGCGCGAAGGCGCGCTGGCGCCAGATCGACGGCGGCTGGCGGCTGGATGCGCCGCAACTGCAGTTCGGCCAGGCCGGACAGCCGCTGCAGCGCCTGGACGGGCTGACCGTGGCCGGCGGGCGCCGTTTCGCCCTGTACGGCGATCGGCTCGACCTGGCGCCGCTGATCGCGGTGGCCGGACTCAGCGACCGGCTTTCGCCCAGCCTGCGCAGTTGGTTGGCGGTGGCGAAGCCGCGTCTGCAACTGACCCAGGTGGCGGTGAGCGGGGTTCCCGGCGGTCCGCTGTACGGCCAGGGCCGCCTGGCCGAGCTGGCATTCGCGCCGGCCGGGGGCGCGCCCGGGGTGAGCGGGCTGCGTGGCCGCTTCGACGGCGATGCGCAGGCCGGCGAACTGGCGCTGGAGGCCGGCAGCCCGGTCCGCGTCGACTGGCCCAGCGGCTTCGGAGTGGTCCACCAAGTCCAGTTGGCCGGGCGCATCGTCGCCTTCCGCGATGGCGACGGCCTGCGCGTAGCGACCCCGGGGCTGCGCGTGCAGGGCAGCGACTACGGCGCCGACGTGCGCGGCGGGCTGCGCTTCCAGGACGACGGCTCGCGGCCGTGGATCGACCTGGCCGCCGACCTGCAGGACGCGCCGGTGGTGGCGGCGAAGAAGTTCTGGGTCCATTCCAAGATGAGCAAGGCCGCCACCGACTGGCTCGACGCCGCGCTGCAGGGCGGGCGCCTGCGCGACGGCCATGCGCTGGTCTCCGGCGACCTGGACGACTGGCCGTTCGCCGACCACAACGGCCGCTTCGAGGCGACCGCGCGGCTGGAGGACGCCAAGGTGCGCTTCCAGCACGACTGGCCGGCGGTGGAGAACGTGGACGCCAGCGTCGCCTTCATCGGCAACGGCTTCGAGGTGCACGGCCGCGGCAGCATGGGCGGGGTGCCGGTGGAGCAGCTGTCGGCGGCGCTGCCCGACTACAAGGAAGGCCAGCTCAGCGTGCTGGCCAGCACCCGCGCCGAGACCGGCAAGCTGCTGGCGATGCTGCGGCAGAGTCCGCTGCATGCCCATTACGGCGACACCCTGGATGCGCTCAGCGCGTCGGGGCCGGCCGATGTCACCTTCGACCTGCTGCAGCCGCTGCGCGCCGACATCGGCACCCACCACCTGCGCGGCACGGTCGACCTGCTCGGCGCGCATATCGCCGACAAGCGCTGGGACCTGGCCTTCGACGACATGCGCGGCAGCGCCAACTACAGCGATACCGGATTCGCCGCGCAGAAGCTGAGCGTGGCCTACCAGGGCCACCAGGGCGAACTGGCGCTGCGCGCCGGCGACGGCGTGCAGGATCCGCAACAGGCCTTCGAGGCCGCGCTGAGCGCGTCGCTGGACGCGAACGAACTGCTCGACCGCGTGCCGGAAATGGCCTGGCTCAAGCCGTACGTGCAGGGCCGCTCGCGCTGGAACATCGGCGTCGGCCTGCCCAAGACCCCCGACGGCGGCGCGCAGCCGCCGACCCGGCTGCAACTGCGCTCGGACCTGGTCGGCACCCAGCTGCTGATGCCGGCGCCGATGGACAAGGCGCCGGCGACGCCGCTGGCGACCTCGGTCAACGTGCCGCTGCCGGTCGGCAGCGGTCGCATCGAGGTGGCCTTCGGCAAGCTGATGGCGCTGGCGGCGCGCAGCCAGGGCGGCAAGACCGGCGTGCGCGTGGTGATGGGCAGCGATCACGTCGCCGACGAACCGCCGGCCAGCGGCCTTGTGGTCAGCGGGCGCACCGCGGCGCTGAACGCCATCGACTGGATCGGCGTGGTCAGCCGCCCCGATCCGAACGCCGCCGCGGCCAACGGCGGCGAAGACCCGATGCCGCTGCGGCGCATCGAGATCCTGGCCGACCATCTGCTGTTGCTGGGCGGCGTGTTCGACAACACCCGCCTGCGCCTGCTGCCGCAGGCCGACAGCATCGACGTGCACCTGGACGGCCCGGCCCTGGCCGGCGACCTCAGCGTGCCGACCAAGGACGGCGGCGTGCTCGGCGGACGCCTGGCGCGGGTGCACTGGCGCTCGGCCACGGCCACCTTGCCGGTGGCGAACGGCACGCCGACGGCGGTGGTCGCCACGCCCGCCGACAGCGGGGTCGCCGGCAGCGCCGGCCCGGTCCCGGCCGGCCCGTTCGCCGACAGCCTGGACCCGGCCACGATCCCGGCGCTGGCGCTGGACGTGGACGACCTGCGCTTCGGCGCGATGACCCTCGGCGCGGCCTCGCTGCGCACGCGCAAGCTCGCCGACGGCATGCAGGTGGACCAACTGCACCTGCGCTCGGACAAGCAGAAGATCGACATCAGCGGCGACTGGCGCGGCAAGGGCGCCACCGCCCGGACCCAGCTCAACGCCAACGTCGACAGCCGCGACCTGGGCGAACTGATGCAGAACCTGGACTTCGGCGGGCAGGTGCGCGGCGGCGAAGGCCAGCTGACGCTCAGCGCCGCCTGGCCGGGCACGCCGTCCGGCCTGCAACTGGCCACGGTGCAGGGGCAGCTCGACGTGGCCGCGCGCAATGGGCAGTTGCTGGAACTGAACCCGGGCGCCGGACGCGTGCTCGGCCTGCTCAGCGTGGCGCAACTGCCGCGGCGGCTGATGTTCGATTTCCGCGACTTCTTCTCCAAGGGCTTCGCCTTCAACCGCATCGACGGCCAGATCCGTTTCGGCGACGGCCTGGCGCGCAGCGACAACCTGGTCATCGATGGCCCGGCCGCGGAGATCAAGGTGCGCGGCGAGGCCGACCTGCGCGCCCAGCAGTTCGACCAGACCATCGACGTCAATCCCAAGTCCGGCAACCTGTTGACCGTGGTCGGCGCGGTGGCCGGCGGGCCGGTCGGCGCGGCGGTCGGCGCCGCCGCCAACGCGGTGCTGGGCAAGCCGCTGGGCAACATCGGCGCGCGCACCTACCGGGTCACCGGGCCGTGGAAGGATCCCAAGGTGGACGTGATCGAGCGCGAGTCGGCTCGCCCGCCGGCGGCGCCTGCCGCGACGCCGCCGGCTGCGTCCGGGAAGCCCTGA
- the rng gene encoding ribonuclease G, with protein sequence MSQEILVNVTPRETRVAVIENGMLQELHIERGWRRGVVGNIYKGRVQRVMPGMQAAFVEVGLERAAFLHANDVVRPAPVGNGDTEEATPLPVSAAVPIVELLRDGQDIVVQVVKDPIGSKGARLTTQISIPSRYLVLLPQSRVIGVSARIEDEAERQRLKTLVADLAASHGGFGYIIRTNAEGQPAEALAEDIAYLSRVWNVVERRGRDGAPASIIYEDLSLPLRAVRDLIRKDVEKVKVDSHETFERLQAFVAKYMPVLAERLELYTGDRPIFDLYGVEDEIARALDKQVPLKSGGYLVIDQTEAMTTIDVNTGSFLGQRNLEETVFRTNLEAAQAVARQLRLRNLGGIIIIDFIDMDDAEHRRQVLRTLEKALSRDHAKTTVYEFSPLGLVEMTRKRTVESLERQLSEPCPECSGRGSIKTAETVTYEIFREITRAVRQFDAARLLVIASTKVVARITDEESAAVAELEEFLGKTIRFQADEQYLQEQFDVVLL encoded by the coding sequence ATGTCGCAAGAGATCCTGGTCAACGTCACACCACGCGAGACCCGGGTGGCCGTCATCGAGAACGGCATGCTGCAGGAGCTGCACATCGAGCGCGGCTGGCGCCGCGGCGTGGTCGGCAATATCTACAAGGGCCGCGTGCAGCGGGTGATGCCGGGCATGCAGGCGGCCTTCGTCGAGGTCGGGCTGGAGCGCGCGGCGTTCCTGCACGCCAACGACGTGGTGCGGCCGGCGCCGGTGGGCAACGGCGACACCGAGGAGGCGACGCCATTGCCGGTGTCGGCGGCGGTGCCGATCGTGGAACTGCTGCGCGACGGCCAGGACATCGTGGTGCAGGTGGTCAAGGACCCGATCGGCAGCAAGGGCGCACGGCTGACCACGCAGATCAGCATCCCCTCGCGCTACCTGGTGCTGCTGCCGCAGTCGCGGGTGATCGGGGTGTCGGCGCGGATCGAGGACGAGGCCGAACGGCAGCGACTGAAGACCCTGGTCGCCGACCTGGCCGCCAGCCACGGCGGTTTCGGCTACATCATCCGCACCAATGCCGAGGGCCAGCCGGCCGAGGCCCTGGCCGAAGACATCGCCTACCTGTCGCGGGTCTGGAACGTGGTCGAGCGGCGCGGCCGCGACGGCGCCCCGGCCAGCATCATCTATGAGGACCTTAGCCTGCCGCTGCGCGCGGTGCGCGACCTGATCCGCAAGGACGTGGAGAAGGTCAAGGTGGATTCGCACGAGACCTTCGAACGGCTGCAGGCCTTCGTCGCCAAGTACATGCCGGTGCTGGCCGAGCGCCTGGAGCTGTACACCGGCGACCGTCCGATCTTCGACCTGTACGGGGTCGAGGACGAGATCGCCCGCGCGCTGGACAAGCAGGTGCCGCTGAAGTCCGGCGGCTACCTGGTCATCGACCAGACCGAGGCGATGACCACCATCGACGTCAACACCGGCTCGTTCCTGGGCCAGCGCAACCTCGAGGAGACGGTGTTCCGCACCAACCTGGAGGCGGCGCAGGCGGTGGCGCGGCAACTGCGGCTGCGCAACCTCGGCGGTATCATCATCATCGACTTCATCGACATGGACGACGCCGAGCACCGCCGCCAGGTGCTGCGCACGCTGGAGAAGGCGCTCTCGCGCGACCATGCCAAGACCACGGTGTACGAGTTCTCGCCGCTGGGCCTGGTGGAGATGACCCGCAAGCGCACCGTGGAGAGCCTGGAGCGGCAGCTGTCCGAACCGTGCCCGGAATGCAGCGGGCGCGGCTCGATCAAGACCGCCGAGACCGTGACCTACGAGATCTTCCGCGAGATCACCCGCGCGGTGCGCCAGTTCGACGCGGCGCGGCTGCTGGTGATCGCCTCGACCAAGGTGGTGGCGCGCATCACCGACGAGGAATCGGCGGCGGTGGCCGAGCTGGAGGAATTCCTCGGCAAGACCATCCGCTTCCAGGCCGACGAACAATACCTGCAGGAGCAGTTCGACGTGGTGTTGTTGTGA
- a CDS encoding Maf family nucleotide pyrophosphatase, producing the protein MLYLASRSPRRNELLTRLGVPFRILDLEVPEVRAADESAQAYVRRVALDKARAGLAQLADAADAVVLGADTEVVLDDRVFGKPADAEDAAAMLAALSGRTHQAMTAVALVAAGREELVLVPTAVTFAALSARDIADYVASGEPMGRAGAYAIQGGAERFVSRLDGSYSGVMGLPLHQTHHLLRTFGVL; encoded by the coding sequence ATGCTGTATCTCGCGTCCCGTTCCCCTCGCAGAAACGAACTGCTGACCCGCCTCGGCGTGCCGTTCCGGATCCTCGACCTCGAGGTGCCGGAAGTGCGCGCGGCCGACGAGTCGGCGCAGGCCTATGTGCGCCGGGTGGCGCTGGACAAGGCCCGTGCCGGCTTGGCGCAACTGGCCGACGCCGCCGACGCGGTGGTGCTCGGCGCCGACACCGAGGTGGTGCTGGACGATCGCGTGTTCGGCAAGCCGGCCGACGCCGAGGATGCGGCGGCGATGCTGGCGGCCCTGTCCGGGCGCACCCACCAGGCGATGACCGCGGTGGCGCTGGTCGCCGCCGGCCGCGAAGAGCTGGTTCTGGTGCCCACGGCGGTGACCTTCGCCGCGTTGTCCGCGCGCGACATCGCCGACTACGTGGCCAGCGGCGAGCCGATGGGGCGGGCCGGCGCGTATGCGATCCAGGGCGGCGCCGAGCGTTTCGTCAGCCGTCTCGACGGCAGTTATTCCGGGGTGATGGGCCTGCCCCTGCACCAGACCCACCACCTGCTGCGCACCTTCGGAGTGCTGTGA
- a CDS encoding SIMPL domain-containing protein: protein MRALSVRPLLLALSLALGGTMTAHAQSAAPGYAVPADGTLLNIAAQAEAKRAPDVAAISAGVVTQATDSAAAMRQNAEQMTKVLAAIRAAGIADKDVQTSGVSLNPQYKYAENQAPQIIGYQANNSVNLKVRDIAKLGKVLDALAAQGANQINGPTFEIDDPEPLYDLARVDALKKAQARAQTYAKALGLHVRRIVSISEGSSGGVRPPMPMMRAMAMKAEMDSTPVAPGESSVSVNLDVVFELGK from the coding sequence ATGCGCGCATTGTCCGTCCGCCCGCTGCTGCTGGCCCTGTCCCTCGCCCTAGGAGGCACGATGACCGCCCACGCCCAATCCGCCGCGCCCGGCTACGCCGTGCCCGCCGACGGCACCCTGCTCAACATCGCCGCGCAGGCGGAGGCCAAGCGCGCGCCCGACGTCGCCGCCATCTCCGCCGGCGTGGTCACCCAGGCCACCGACAGCGCCGCGGCGATGCGCCAGAACGCCGAGCAGATGACCAAGGTACTGGCCGCGATCCGCGCCGCCGGCATCGCCGACAAGGACGTGCAGACCAGCGGGGTCAGCCTCAACCCGCAGTACAAGTACGCCGAGAACCAGGCGCCGCAGATCATCGGCTACCAGGCCAACAACTCGGTGAACCTCAAGGTGCGCGACATCGCCAAGCTCGGCAAGGTGCTCGACGCGCTGGCCGCACAGGGCGCCAACCAGATCAACGGCCCCACCTTCGAGATCGACGACCCGGAACCGCTGTACGACCTGGCCCGGGTCGATGCGCTGAAGAAGGCGCAGGCACGCGCGCAGACCTACGCCAAGGCGCTGGGCCTGCACGTGCGGCGCATCGTCAGCATCTCCGAAGGCAGCAGCGGCGGCGTACGCCCGCCGATGCCGATGATGCGCGCGATGGCGATGAAGGCGGAGATGGACAGCACCCCGGTCGCGCCCGGCGAGAGCAGCGTCTCGGTCAACTTGGATGTGGTGTTCGAACTGGGCAAGTAA
- a CDS encoding energy transducer TonB produces MVRTQLPAPSFRIDLSRVLAYSTAIALHVLAALLLLLPLSHVTAPPEPAQVQPRWQQPVVVQVTPPPPVFPTIEKQTPTQPRTPTAVPVPTPTPAPLFDSSPVVLDTAPNVDPAPSIAAPSLPPASVSAPVDGMQLQYLRAPAPPYPRDALRDRLQGSVLLRVLVGTDGQPLQVTVEKSSGHRVLDQAARDQVLKRWAFKPALQNGTPVQAYGLVPVDFSMDR; encoded by the coding sequence ATGGTTCGCACGCAACTCCCCGCCCCGTCCTTCCGCATCGACCTGTCCCGGGTCCTGGCCTACAGCACCGCGATCGCCCTGCACGTGCTGGCCGCCCTGTTGCTGCTGCTTCCGCTCTCGCACGTGACCGCGCCACCGGAACCGGCGCAGGTGCAGCCGCGCTGGCAGCAACCCGTGGTGGTCCAGGTCACCCCGCCGCCGCCGGTCTTTCCCACCATCGAGAAGCAGACGCCGACGCAACCGCGCACGCCGACCGCAGTCCCGGTGCCGACCCCGACGCCGGCGCCGCTGTTCGACAGCAGCCCGGTGGTGCTGGACACCGCGCCCAACGTCGACCCCGCGCCCAGCATCGCCGCGCCCAGCCTGCCGCCGGCGAGCGTGAGCGCACCGGTGGACGGCATGCAGTTGCAGTACCTGCGCGCGCCGGCGCCGCCGTATCCGCGCGACGCGCTGCGCGATCGCCTGCAGGGCAGCGTGCTGCTGCGGGTGCTGGTCGGCACCGACGGGCAACCGCTGCAGGTCACTGTGGAGAAGAGCAGCGGCCACCGGGTGCTGGACCAGGCCGCACGCGACCAGGTACTCAAGCGCTGGGCGTTCAAGCCGGCGCTGCAGAACGGCACGCCGGTGCAGGCGTACGGGCTGGTACCGGTCGATTTTTCGATGGATCGCTGA